ATGAGTTGCGACTCGAACTCCGCGAAGATCATCGCCGCGACCGCGTCGTTGCGCTCGTCCTCGTCGGACGACGGCGCGCTCGATGCCGGGTCGTCGCCGTCAAGACCGGTCACCGCGTTGCCGCTCCAGTTCGCCAGGTATTCGAGCGCGTCCTGCTGATCGGCCGGCAGGGCGCCCGGATCGCCGATGATGTCGAGGACCGCCTCAAGCCAGCGCGCGGCGTACATCCAGTAGATGTCGAGCTGCGTCGCCATCATCGAATCCAGCGTGAAGCCGCCGTCGTTCATCTGCTCATCGAGCAACGCCTCGATGCGCGCCGCGCGGAAGCCGATCGCGCGTTCGACGTACCAGTAATGCTCGTCGTTGATCGGATTGCCGTCCACGAGCGTGCCGTAGATGTCGTTGTTCGCCGTCGCGATCCACCCGCGATCCGGGTTCTGGATGCGTGCGACGTCGCTTGCGGGGATGAAGCCGTCCCACTCCGCGCTTCCGTCGCCGGGCAGCACGAACCACGGCTTGTAAGTATCCAGATCCCAGTCGCGGTTCGGCACGTTCGCGTTCGGGAAATAGCCGATGTTGCCCTGCGTGTCCTGAAGGACGAAGTTCTGCGCGCCGACCTTGAAGTTGTCGACCGCCTCAAGGCCCGCCGTCACGTCGCCCGCGCGATGCAGGCCGTCGAACGCCTTGGCCTCCTGCGTCGGCTCGTGGCCGGTCCAGCGGAACGACAGCGCCGTCTCGGCGTCCGTGTCGATGCTGTCCGGGATGATCGGCCCGTGGTGCGGCACGAGGTAGATGTCGCGCATCTCGGGCGTGTCGTCATGCAGCGCGTAGAATTCCTCGCTCACCTTGATGACCGGAACGGTGCCGCCGTCGAAATCGACGCTCACCGGCTCGTCGCCGGAGAAGTTGACGTTCTCGGCGTACACGTCGAGCACGTCATAACCCGCCACGGTTTCGCCCCAGGCGAGGTTGTCGTTCGCGCCGATGACCACAAGCGGCGTGCCGGGGAAGATCGAACCCCACGCACGCACCCCGCCGCCGCCGCCCAGCTCCTTCGTGTCCATGTAGCCAAGGATGAAGATCGACGGGAACGTCAGCGAAAGATGCGGATCGTTCGCGAGGAACCCCACGCCGCCGTTGATGTCCGGCGAGAGCGTCCAGTTGTTGCTCGCGCGACGTTCCGCGCCGGCGATCGCGCCCCATTCCTTCGCTTCACGCACGCGGGCGATCGCGCGCGACAGGCCCTTGAATCCGTCGGGCAGCACCTTCGCCATTTGTCCCGCGTGATACGGAGCGGACTTCTTGGCCATGTCGCCGTCCTTCAGCACCGTGGTGTCCTCGGCGATGCCCGTGGGAAACGCCTTGGCGTAAAGCGCCGCGCCGAGCGCGTCCGCGCGCTCGGTGTTGGTCATGTCGTCGCCGAGCGATTCGGAAAGATCCCAGGTCTGATAGCGCGCG
This sequence is a window from bacterium. Protein-coding genes within it:
- a CDS encoding penicillin acylase family protein; translation: MTKGSWIKMFGVLVTLLALALFAPGCSCGDDDDDDDGGVPTDDDDDDTEGDDDADDDDDSSPVLDYPVDETIELPGMTGEARVAVDSLGIPYVFAESDLDLARVLGYVEASYRIFQMDFLRRLAQGRIAEIAGSIAIDTDVYQRAAFMSSDGTSVLDKIEDDLDPALNDYIHAYAEGVNAWLADIREMWPAEETPWPEEYGFVALSPDQVPDWTVRDTLSIARYQTWDLSESLGDDMTNTERADALGAALYAKAFPTGIAEDTTVLKDGDMAKKSAPYHAGQMAKVLPDGFKGLSRAIARVREAKEWGAIAGAERRASNNWTLSPDINGGVGFLANDPHLSLTFPSIFILGYMDTKELGGGGGVRAWGSIFPGTPLVVIGANDNLAWGETVAGYDVLDVYAENVNFSGDEPVSVDFDGGTVPVIKVSEEFYALHDDTPEMRDIYLVPHHGPIIPDSIDTDAETALSFRWTGHEPTQEAKAFDGLHRAGDVTAGLEAVDNFKVGAQNFVLQDTQGNIGYFPNANVPNRDWDLDTYKPWFVLPGDGSAEWDGFIPASDVARIQNPDRGWIATANNDIYGTLVDGNPINDEHYWYVERAIGFRAARIEALLDEQMNDGGFTLDSMMATQLDIYWMYAARWLEAVLDIIGDPGALPADQQDALEYLANWSGNAVTGLDGDDPASSAPSSDEDERNDAVAAMIFAEFESQLIENTFADEFDDAGLDSVSRSEATRLALLWLLEAGVEDDVFDDTSTGGTEDRRDTVLAALADALAAIPTYKRRDLDPAPAFDGVDMDEWFWGRLHVVSLSHIAFDPFGIDIFNRGPFARSGGLYTVNVANASGLGGYTVGSGPSLRIIHQFEDGAITTWAHIPGGMKPVAGDPNELDLMQMWLDGEYYEMPHAPQPILDATVTMKAFVPES